The Mucilaginibacter mallensis genome has a segment encoding these proteins:
- a CDS encoding DUF3943 domain-containing protein — MPLNRTYLKKKISIPFFFTIISLCFANFAQAQLVSFPEPPSINTFKKDPFPDTIRKKHFGRAALFLGIAELTPFIYDRYIVQADFAMISWRSTWHNLKPSSWEFDDDEFTTNQFGHPYHGSLFYSAFRANGYSFWQSVPATATGSYLWETFAEKQPPSPNDFINTTFGGAVIGEMTYRLSNKIIDNTATGFKRQADEVLAFLINPMNGLTRITDGRWGKVNTNPALRDSSKISAQLDFGFREYNVGNNNPFQNGSKGWYAHAKLIYGDPDEGYEKPFSNFVVNAEIGKDDSTALNMVSIYGSLTGWELKSTDVVQHLLILSANYDYIHNSAFFYGGQSVKFNLFSKFKIDNGMFINTAFGAGGILLAGVPDPYTYKGRNYDYESGLAFNAGGTIAVDHKLYYSINYRGGWMWTINGNKSSYLLHNITNELSYFIIKDIALVAEAGYIRLNGNYSNFADIDRKYPYFKAAVRYNVDF; from the coding sequence GTCTCTTTCCCAGAACCGCCATCAATTAATACTTTTAAGAAAGATCCATTCCCTGATACGATAAGGAAAAAACATTTTGGCCGTGCAGCACTCTTTTTGGGGATAGCTGAATTAACCCCATTTATTTATGACCGGTATATTGTACAAGCTGATTTTGCCATGATCTCCTGGAGGTCAACATGGCATAATTTAAAGCCCAGCAGTTGGGAGTTTGATGATGATGAGTTTACTACTAACCAATTTGGCCATCCATATCATGGAAGCCTGTTTTATAGCGCTTTCAGGGCCAATGGCTACAGCTTTTGGCAATCTGTGCCGGCTACAGCCACAGGTAGCTACCTGTGGGAAACATTTGCCGAGAAGCAACCGCCATCGCCTAATGATTTTATAAACACAACCTTTGGTGGTGCAGTTATAGGCGAGATGACTTACCGTTTATCAAACAAGATCATTGACAATACCGCCACAGGCTTTAAACGCCAGGCTGATGAAGTGCTGGCTTTCCTGATAAACCCGATGAACGGCTTGACCCGGATAACAGATGGCAGGTGGGGTAAAGTAAATACCAATCCAGCATTGCGCGATTCCAGTAAGATATCTGCTCAGCTTGATTTTGGTTTCAGGGAATATAATGTGGGTAATAATAACCCGTTTCAAAATGGCAGTAAGGGTTGGTACGCCCATGCAAAACTTATATACGGCGACCCGGATGAGGGTTATGAGAAACCTTTCAGCAATTTTGTTGTAAATGCTGAAATTGGTAAGGACGATAGTACCGCGCTTAACATGGTTAGTATTTACGGCTCATTAACCGGTTGGGAACTTAAATCAACGGATGTTGTTCAACATCTGCTGATACTATCGGCCAATTATGATTATATCCATAATTCGGCATTCTTTTATGGTGGGCAAAGTGTTAAGTTTAACCTGTTCTCAAAGTTTAAGATTGATAATGGGATGTTTATAAACACCGCTTTTGGCGCAGGCGGCATACTTTTAGCTGGTGTGCCCGATCCTTATACTTATAAGGGTAGAAATTATGATTATGAATCAGGACTTGCATTTAATGCGGGTGGCACCATTGCCGTTGATCATAAACTATATTACAGCATTAATTACCGTGGTGGATGGATGTGGACTATTAATGGCAATAAATCATCATACCTGTTACATAACATCACCAATGAACTAAGCTATTTTATAATAAAGGATATAGCCCTTGTTGCCGAAGCCGGTTACATCAGGCTGAACGGGAACTATAGTAATTTTGCTGATATCGACAGAAAATACCCGTACTTTAAAGCAGCAGTACGATATAACGTCGATTTCTGA